In Eupeodes corollae chromosome 3, idEupCoro1.1, whole genome shotgun sequence, a single genomic region encodes these proteins:
- the LOC129952948 gene encoding glutathione S-transferase 1-like: MGKIILYGILLSPPVRAVLLTLHELDLEFEFVEVNPLKGEQYNEEYVKKNPQHTIPLLEDDGQCISDSHAIIAYLCRKFGKTDSLYPKDFYKRAIVDNRLHFESGILFARCLKGFRSTSETLENKLKNIEEAYDFMEVFLADSTHMAGNNLTIADLSILPSLSSLDLIVPVNSTKWPKLNSWLDLMKKLPYYEEVNVEGLRLIAEMLKPMLESMIAESKK, translated from the coding sequence AtgggaaaaattattttatacggAATTTTGCTGTCGCCTCCAGTGCGTGCTGTTCTTTTGACCCTTCACGAATTGGATCTAGAATTTGAGTTTGTTGAAGTTAATCCTCTAAAAGGGGAACAATATAACGAGGAATACGTCAAAAAGAACCCCCAACACACGATTCCTCTTCTCGAAGACGATGGCCAATGTATTTCGGACAGCCATGCCATAATTGCATATTTatgtcgaaaatttggaaaaactgaTTCACTCTACCCCAAGGATTTCTATAAAAGGGCAATTGTTGACAATCGTCTTCATTTTGAATCAGGGATTCTGTTTGCTCGTTGCTTGAAGGGATTTAGGTCTACAAGTGAAACATTGGAGAACAAGTTGAAGAACATCGAAGAAGCTTACGACTTTATGGAAGTATTTCTCGCAGACAGTACACACATGGCTGGAAATAATTTGACTATCGCTGATTTGAGTATTCTGCCCTCCCTCAGTTCATTGGATCTCATTGTTCCGGTTAATTCAACAAAATGGCCAAAATTAAATTCCTGGTTGGATTTGATGAAAAAGTTACCTTATTATGAGGAAGTTAATGTTGAGGGCCTTAGATTGATTGCTGAAATGTTAAAACCAATGTTAGAATCCATGATAGCTGAGTCGAAGAAATAA
- the LOC129952949 gene encoding glutathione S-transferase 1-like gives MGKIILYGIVPSPPVRAVLFTLHELGLEFEFVEVNPLKGEQFNQDFIKKNPQHTIPMLEDDGHCISDSHAIIAYLCRKFGKTDLLYPKDFYQRAVVDNRLHFESGILFACCLKGLRTPNETLETKTKNIEEAYDFMEAFLEDGTHMAGNSLTIADLSILPSLSSLDLIVPVDSTKWPKLNSWLDLMKKLPYYEEVNVEGLRVIGEMLKSMLESMNVELKK, from the coding sequence atgggaaaaattattttgtacggAATAGTACCGTCGCCTCCAGTGCGGGCAGTCCTTTTTACTCTACACGAATTGGgccttgaatttgaatttgttgaagTTAATCCCCTGAAAGGAGAACAATTCAACCAGGACTTCATCAAAAAGAATCCCCAACACACGATTCCTATGCTTGAAGACGATGGCCATTGTATTTCCGATAGCCATGCCATAATTGcctatttgtgtcgaaaatttggtaaaactgATTTACTTTACCCTAAGGATTTCTATCAAAGGGCAGTTGTTGACAATCGTCTTCATTTTGAATCGGGGATTCTATTTGCTTGTTGCTTGAAAGGCTTAAGGACACCAAATGAAACGTTAGAGACCAAAACGAAGAACATCGAAGAAGCTTACGATTTTATGGAAGCATTTCTGGAAGACGGTACACATATGGCTGGAAATAGTTTGACTATCGCTGATTTGAGTATTCTACCTTCGCTATCTTCATTGGATCTCATTGTTCCGGTTGATTCAACAAAATGGCCAAAATTAAACTCGTGGTTGgatttgatgaaaaaattaccTTATTATGAAGAAGTAAATGTTGAGGGCCTTAGAGTGATTGGtgaaatgttaaaatcaatGCTAGAATCCATGAACGTAGAGTTGAAGAAATAG
- the LOC129952955 gene encoding glutathione S-transferase 1-like, producing FCTVSNQVLPVETVLLTLNALGLEFKIKKVQISKFEQKSEEFRKKNPLQLVPVLEDEDKFLADSHAISAYLVRKYAKDDSLYPKDFKQRALVDHRLFFDSGVLFAALNSITIGVFQKSDPTIPQDKHDSVISGYEILDKFLENNNYVAGENVTIADFSLLATVSSLDCLIPIDGKKFAKLMAWKELMTKLPYYERGNELGLALFAKKCETALKKE from the coding sequence TTTTGCACGGTCTCGAACCAAGTCCTGCCTGTAGAAACAGTTCTTCTCACTCTAAATGCTCTCGGCttggaattcaaaattaaaaaagttcaaatttcaaaattcgagCAGAAATCCGAAGAGTTccgtaaaaaaaatccattgcaATTGGTACCTGTTTTGGAGGACGAGGATAAATTCTTAGCTGATAGCCATGCGATTTCGGCCTATCTAGTGCGAAAGTATGCCAAAGATGACAGCTTATATCCGAAGGACTTCAAGCAACGTGCCCTGGTCGATCATCGTCTCTTTTTCGATTCGGGAGTGCTGTTCGCTGCTTTAAATAGTATTACCATTGGAGTATTCCAAAAGAGTGATCCCACAATTCCCCAAGACAAACACGATTCCGTCATTAGTGGTTATGAAATTTTGGACAAATTTCTAGAAAACAACAACTATGTAGCTGGAGAGAATGTGACAATTGCGGATTTTAGTCTTTTAGCCACTGTCTCCAGCTTGGATTGCTTAATACCAATCGATGGGAAGAAATTTGCTAAATTGATGGCATGGAAGGAACTCATGACAAAGTTGCCCTACTACGAGAGAGGCAATGAATTGGGATTAGCGTTATTTGCTAAAAAATGTGAAactgctttaaaaaaagaataa